The following nucleotide sequence is from Sparus aurata chromosome 22, fSpaAur1.1, whole genome shotgun sequence.
ATTGACGGACGTCTCTACCGGCCAATCAGAAGCGGAGAATCAAAAAACTGGAAACTTTTTAAGCCAATAACGTCGCGCAGAATGCTGTCCCTGAACATGTgacatgtgaaaacaaatacGTGACGTTGTACAGTAGAATGAGGAGTGGCAGCAGTGGTAGTTCATTTAGCTCCAAACATCATCAACTAAACATGgttaatgttaattaatgtaTGGATAATGCAGTACTTTGATATTATTAACATAAAATAAGACCAAAAACGGATATGTATTACCTTATTTctattatagatagatagatagatagatagatagatagatagatagatagatagatagatagatagatagatagatagaattactttaatgatcccagactgggaaattatttagttacagcagtagtgggtccgcaaatacaacactttgtacataacataaatagaaggcaatatatacatagtgtatatatacagtgcacagtgtgcaataaacaataataatatatacaacaaaacaaaatatgcaaactatactataacaataataatatatacaacaaaacagtagagagaccagagttctctctcaggcagaggtgagagagttgttgtataaagtgatggcttgtggcaggaaagatttcctgtatctattgctgcgacagcgaagctgaagcagccaatcacagagccagccttcctgatcagtttgttgagtctgttggtgtcgctggctccgatgctgcttccccaacaaaccacagcaaagaaaagtacattggccaccacagactgataaaagatctatatatatatgcgtGCGATCAGGGGACCTTTCGAAATAAGAACCATGAGACAGGGGGTGGTTATTAAATACTGCATATTTATCACTTTAAATCAGCTGGGAATTGAAGCTTTGCAGAATTTAAGGtgcatatgtgtatatacatatatatactgtgtatacataactaaatataaaacacaacacatataaACACTTCTTAAAATCCACTTTATAAACCCACTTTTCATTTTGCTATCTTGATATTCCTTTTAATGCTCTTAGTCTTTTtatctttgtctgtttttgattCCTCTAATGTGATATATTTTACTTACCGTCCttgactgtttttatttgtttattgttaatctatttatcattctttattatttttactactcataatgtttttatctgttGGTATATTTGTCTTTATATTTAAATGACTTTCCCtctatctttctttttctgtgatcTTGGCTGTTTTCTGGCTTTTACTCCTTTTACTTGTTGTGACTCATACTCTCTTATGTGCTTTTACGTTTTCTCTAACTCCCCTTAGACTAGGCGTCCCTGTGTTTGACTTGACTGctgagtgtttattctgtaatattgTCTTCCTGAGTTTCCTGCCTTTGCTTGTTTGTCAAATCCCTTtgtaaaggtgctatataaataaagttgatcaGTATTATTATATTCTGTTTATACTTATTGCTATTGTACATAGTTTTatgtcaataaaatgtcttatgtctatatatgtatatagacaTAAGCACCTTATTCCTGTTGTTTCATacctcttcccttttttttttattgctttataCCTTATTGCTTACTTTTACTCTCATTTCTTTATACATTATATTACTTATTTACCATTTCTGTCATGGTGTCTTTCAGCCAAAGAATTTCACATGTGTACAACCAaagtatttattattaaataatgcTAACTAGCATCTTATAAGGACTCATaagaatataattttttttttcagcaatatACATATATCAGTCACCTTGTTATTGGCCATATGCGAGCAGATAGTAATGTAACGTTAATAATTAGCGCTTTCCCGTCTCTCGGTTGCCTATACGAGACTGTGGACGATTTAAGTTGtttgatgctgctggactgtgggtTTACTTTTTTGAAGGACTCTGGTCAGATTTTCTGCAGCATTTCAAAAGAATGGCCAATTTCCAGCAAATCACAGACGTTCCACAAAACTCCTTTAACTCTCTGTAACCATACCCctaaaaacatgacaatgaaaccagaaacaaaaaaaaagtttatgtgTAACCTGTGAAGACAGGTCACAAGGAGACAAAACGTGTAAGCTACTGCAGGAAATGGTCAAAGTGATGATTTTACTGTCACGTGCGTCTCGCCACCCTGCACTCTTGCTCCCACAAACACGCTGCACTGAGAATATGCAACCATCAGTATTCCACACACTCTGAAAACAATTTTCAATTTAATAAATCTGACCACGGCAAAATTATGGCAGTTAAATACAAGGGAACCAACCAACAATCATCGGTTATTTTGTACATATAAACAGCttgttcaagaaaaaaaaaattacacttGCAGAATCAAAACCCACACATGAAAAAActcacaaagacaaagaaatacatCTCAGTGAAGTCCATAAAACTGTTCAAGGTGTGaatcaaataaatgttcatGTCTTTCAGCAGAAATTTAAAATGTCTACACCTGCagacaaatgtttttctctgcGCTTGGCGACAAAAACCATTGAACATTCTCCTATTTAACACTGAAGCATCCCATGGAATTTTCAGGTTtgagtgaaatgaaaaaaatctactCAGCAACCTGCAAAtcgctttctctttttttccaaactGAGAATTTCTGCACAGCTCCAGAAGACTGTGTAGGAGGTAACTGCAAAACCTATGACCCAATTAAATTAAAGCAGCCTCTCTGGGATGTGAAAACTGCAACATCAAATATTCAGAACAgtgttttttaggttttttttccaatcttTCTGGGTTCATCTGGACATAGATCAGTGTTCTTATAGGCTTCAGGTTAAAAATACCctaaataaaaccttttaaacaGAAGCACAGAGCATCTCACTGGCAGGAGCAGTCACTCCAGAGGCCTTCTGGAGAAATATGTGGATATTTTCTTCATGGCATGTGGTGAGCGGATGGTCTGCtaaacagagggaaacaaaaaGGTCAGCTGTAATATTCATCTTAAGAGCTAGAGAACATTCCCGTGCAAATGAACATCTGCACTGATAAGGAGGGACAGACCAAAATCACCCCTGAAGCCAGTGTATTTCTATTGTAATGCAGATATTCTCTCCCAAAGTGGAGGCGTGAGCTTGTGTGTCAACGCTGAGAACATTCCAAGTAAGTGGAAGTAAAAGAAGGCGTTGAATGGTGCACGGCCAAAAGAAATGACAAATTATTTATGCGTCCATGAAGAAATAATTTTAGCCTCAAATAAGTGCAGCAGTTCACTCTCTAGTCAGTTTCTTGAGTGTTATACGcgaagatcaataccactctcatgtctgtgcgGCAAATATGAAGCTCCCGCCAGCCGATGGTTAGCTCAGCTTCATACAAAGACTAGAAGCAGGAGTAAGTCTGGTTAAGTCCTAGAAAGGGATATGTTGacattaaatgtgttcattAGTGGCACTTTAGGAGGTGCTGGTGAACAGCAGACATTGTTAACTTTGGCAAGAGCCAGGATAGCCGTTTTCACACACGTCCAGTccttgtgctaagctaactgacttCAAGGATTTTtcggggcttttttttttttatctcgagGGGATAGTGATTGTACAGAGGCAGACAGGAAACTtgtgaagagagggagaggggtgtATCATGCAATTAAAGGTCTCAGCCACCATTGATCATACACTTAAACGGACAGCATGCATTAATACTACTGAGAGAAGGGTTGTGAGGATTTTGGTGTTTACCGGTGAAGCTGGTGTCTTGCCCTCTTGTTTCTTCGAGCCACTGGGGCTTTTGGGTGCGCTCGGACTTCCTTGACCATTCCTCATCTTTTGGCTCATCACCGAAAGCCAGTCAGCTGCTCTGGGGGAACAGTTCTCCTTGCCGGTATGCCTCGATGAGGCTTGCTTGTCCTCCGTGTGGCAACCTGTTTGTACCCGGCTGTCCTGAGCAGGGCAGAAGATTCCAGACAGGGCTCGGCTTCTCTTAGCTGCAGGGTAGAGCACATTAACACAGTCCAACTCTTCTACACCCTCACAGCTCGGGGACACATTGTCGGCAGTCTCCAGCCTGCGTTTGGCACGCCATTCCGTGGGAGAGGTGCTGCCCGCCGGGCTCTGGGGACAAGGGCTCAGCACCCGACGGAGCGGAAGGCCTACCTGACTGGGAGATCTGCGGCTCGGAGATAACCACTCTTTGATAGAAGTTGGTGTTCTCTGGCGAGCGGCAGCAGCCTTAGCGTCCTGAGAAGGTTTGGGTGACGTGGTGCTGGAGGGCAGAGGCAAGGCGGCGCCACTGGGAGCGCAGGCTGCAAGCTGTGGTGACGCAAGGCTGGCAAGACTGTCTGTCCGCTGGGTCTTGGCAGGGGTTGTTTCGGCTCTGCTCGGAGGCCCTTAAGAAAGCAAAAGTCCTTGTTAGTTCAGATGTGACACCATGAATACTTCTAGTGACACATTTTGGACTCAAGGGCAGGACAGCAGGGATTTATGAGCTGCACATTTCACATGCTCAGCAGAGTTCAacaagactttttaagaccagCGTGAAGACCTATTTCACATCCATACTAAAACCTCGACCATCAACACTTGGTGACGCTGCCAACGTGAACACAGAACAATTTTGGATGATTTGCAGGCGTCTGGTGATACCTCTTTATGGCAGCTTTATGTTTTTCCTGATATACCATGCGATGCCTTTATACCCCAATATGAGCATTTTCTTGCACAAGCTGCAGTCGGCTTAAAattagtttatttaaaaagggtcaatgtgtaagaattggccacctgtctaattcatactccaaacaaatagagAGCAGcctatcaccagagtaactgcaaactgctgcttactgtagctgccattagctagttagctcagttagctgtgcattTATTGGTCCCATTAGGTGACTTTGTCCAAAATACAAGCTTAGAGCACAGAGGAGGCGTCACTGTTTGTATTCCTATAGTCGCTTGGGGTATTTCTTCGCATTCTGTTAATACATTCTGTTAACTTctcatattttaacacaaaaatgTGTACATATCACACCTTTAAAAACATACTTCAACCAAGCATTTAAAGTGTCATTCCAGATCTTGTTGAACTTGCACTTACCCATGTTAGATTGAAGTAACGTTTACACACACAATTTTGACTTATTACTTCTATAAGTAGATATTTTTTTGACAAGGAGATGCCACAACACAACCCACCAGCTAAATGTCCTTGGATAGGTAACTGATTATTGGTCTAATATCGGTGCACATTGTTTATATTGTTACAAAGTAGTTAACGGTGGTTGTAAATGCTTACTTAAGGGAGACTTCGAGCGTGCCCAGCCCACAAGGTTGGCCTGTCCCACTGAAGCCTGCGCTCCATCCATTTCCCGACGAAGCCTCCAGATCCGCACAGTGTGGTCATCAGAACAGGAAGCAATCTGCCAACAGAGCATTGGGGATTTACCAGAGCCTATTAAAACAGATCAGCTTCACAGCAGGGAAACAGACAAACCTCTGAATCAATCggttttgcaaaaaaataaaacaggacgGAGATTAGCACAGCTGTGACCGATTACCGAACGAGTCATTGAAAAATTCATACTGGACAAAGCAACATGACACTTTGTCGCCTCACCTTAGTGAAATCTGTCGGGCACCAGGCGACGGACGTCACCTCCTCGCTGTGGCCTTGGAGCATCGTGGGAGGATGTTTCGGATCAGAGATCTGAAATATAACAATAAggttttaaaaacactaaagtACAGCATCACATTCAGGCtaaaacaatacaacacaaacaaagaataaTTCTGACATGTCACATTAAAAACGGACACCACACCTTCCAGATGTACGAGTGATTGTCACTGGAACCGCTGGCCAAGAACTGGTCGTCTGGGCTAATGGTGGACTTCACATAAAACGAGGAGTTCTGGTGGCCACTGAAAACTTCAACTGTGGAGAACAATAAACAGCAATGTTAGAATCACTCAGTCTAATTTCATTGCAGAAAGATTGAGCCGtaaacagagcaacaaaaaaaagaggacatgAGCCTTAAAGAGAAGTATTTCGGGCCGTAACTAATGGAACAGACGGCTGAACTGTCCTTCAGTCCCTGAGCATTAAGTGGTCTAATCAATACTCCAGGGACTGTGTTCGAAACTGCCTCCTAGTCTGCGGTGCACGAGTCTCAGCCAGCTGATTCAGAGCTGATTAGCAGTCAAACTAGAGGTCCACATTCAGGAAAGTAACAAGCTATTAAAATCTCTGCATCGCTACATGTCCTCTGTCAGCTCTCAAACGTGACAGTTAACGCAGAGCACATTAGTTTGCAGCTCCATCTAGTGATGAGCGACGGCAATGTATTTGTGATGAACTCGCGAGAAGGCCATTTTGGCACAGATAGACAACACGCACAGTCGGAACGTGGCCCTCGTTTACCTGGAGTCGTTTTGGTTCCGCTGAGGTTGAACATGTAGATATTATCGTCGGTGCAGTTACAGAAAACGTTGGATCTCGCGGAGTCCAGAACAAGACCGGAGTAACCTGCAACACACGCAAAACACCAGTCAGCTTCTTGTGGCTGTTTGCATGTTTCAGTAAAAATTATGTCAGGTATTGCAACTAAAGAAAAACTAACCCAGCCGACTGCGCATGCATGACCCCGGGTACAGGTACGTCTGCATAGGAATGGGATCTTGACGGTGTGCTGTGTAGTTCTTTCTGAGGTCCCACATCTTGATCACACTGGTTGAGAGAAATTAAAtagaaaaagttattttaattatttttgcttTGAGAGTCTTTTAACACAGGCTTGCTGAATGTTAGAAAACAAGTAACAGGAGTTTCTTACCCATCGACAGCCCCAGAGGAGATGAGGGTGTGCTGATCCCGAAACAAAACCACCGTGACGCTCTGCTGGGAGTCCTGCAAGAAAGAACCGGTGCTCAAAGATCTGCCTACGCAGCAAAAAcatgtgttttcagtctcaGTTTTCACTATACAGAAACACTATGGTTGCCGCTACAAGTTCGCAAACTTTGTCTATCGCAGCTAAATAGTACACTAGGATAATGTTTAAATAGTTTATCAGCACTGCCAGGTGTCTGTAGTTGATATAACTGCCCCAAAATCTGCAAGGTGGGGTGTTTGGCCTTAATGGGGGGCTCTGGGTGCAGGCGACATGGTGACAAGTCCACCAACATTGTTGTGAGAAGAAGCTGGTTGAAAATGGGCAAAGTTTCTGTCAGCTTAGGAAGAAACTCACCACGCAGGGAGCCATGCCTCGTGCGCTGCCCCGCCTCTTCTTCGTCTTGGTGAGGGGGTTCGCCTCCGCCTTGTTGTGAGCGCCGCTGATCTGCTTCACCTGTCTGTAGAAACCGTCTGAGAGGACGAAAGAAACGCGGTCACAAGCACTGCCAAACGTGAAATGACCCCAGTATTCTGCAATGGCCCCATTAATTCGGCCTGAGATCTCATAAAAACTGGGTCTGACAAAACGGTTCAAAAACAATTTTCTGACTGATACCTTTTTTGCTGCACCTGGTGTCCCAGACCATAATGTTTCCATCTCTGGCACCGGTACAGAACACAGCTGTTGAATAGAGGACAAAGCATCGTCAAAACAAAAGGTATTTCGTCTAAATTAAAAAATTTCACTCACTCGGGTCATGCGAGCACCTACTTGATATTAAATACTAATAATTGTACACCAGATTGTCTCGTCCCAGCATACAGTATGTATTACTCATTATTAATGCCACAATAATATGCGAAGgcttaaataaaacactgatgaaTAACAGGTTGCTCCACCAAGATGCGCCATCAACACTGGGCTTTTACGTTAGAAACATCCCTCCGGTATACCTTTCTCTTGCGGTGTGAACGCGACGGACTTGAGGCTGCAGAGGTGGCCCTTGAAGCTGCCTAAAAGCTCCCCTGACTTCACATCCCACAGCCTGGCCATCTGATCCCCAGCAGCAGTCACCTACAGATGACAcgaccattaaaaaaaaatcagtcagagAAGGTTTTGGTTTGTGAGAAAAGGAGTTTTCACTGAGCTTGAAGTGCAGTGACAGGGAGGGGAAGATAATGAGGAAATACAACAAGCCAGTAACCAGAGAACAAAAATGAATGATTTGGATAGAACCGAATATGAACTGTATACATGCGGATTAATAGAATTAATCTTAAGTACTTACTATCTGGGGCTCCCCTGGTACCCAGGCTAAGTCAAAGACAGCGTTCTCATGAGCCAGCCACTctgcaaacatgcaaacacaatgaGCCACCGTCCTGATCATGGACAGAACTGCTGGGGAAAACGTCTTTCTACACACCTTTAAGAAGTGGCCTCTCTCGGCTCTCTGTGTCGTAGATCCGAACAATGCCTTCTTCGTTAGCCGCTGCAAGGACGTTCCGCGGCTCCCCGGCTGAAGAGAAGAGCGGCAACAACAGTTAGACACATAAACTGCAACAGCTCCGAGCTGTGCTGTACATCATCTGATGAGATTATGGTATGTACTGTGCAGGTGTGTTACCAGAGGAGAAAGCCAGTCCAAACGGAGGCACAGAGTCACCCAGGTTGCCGTAGGAGATGTGCTCGTCATGTCGGACACACTGGTAGCCCTCCAGCAGAGACGTCAGAGGGTACCTGAGCCAGGGATCTGCAGGGAGGGCTGGGAAGATCAGAAACAGCATTTCAATTTGGTGATTTTACGTCAAAGTGTGCTAAAAATTCATCCGACTGCTGCAGTTACAGACTGTATTTGAGTTTTTACTTCTTACAGTggaacaataaaaacactttaactcaaaaCATCATTGTTTATTGATGATGAGTTGCAcctagagctgcaacgattaatcaattagcCAACTGTTTTAATAACTGATCGTTTCAGACAtattttcatgcaaaaatatcaaacatttgctggttccagcttcttaaacgtgaggatttgctgcttttctttgtcatgcaTCATGATACATAAAGAGTCGTCGTGTTTTGGGCAGTTGGTTCTGCAAAATAAgaaatttgaagatgtcactttgagCTCTGAAAAACTGTGTCAAGCATTTATCAGAATGTTTTGACATTAGGTAagaataattgttagttgcagacCACGTGGGATTCTGTCATAATGTTTCAGTCCTATCATGTGATAttatcagtgatggaatgtaactaagtgcatttactcaagtaccagtacaagtaaagtacaagtttGAGGTACTTATACTTTACAGGATTAACTTCATCTTCTGCTTCTTAGTACTTCTACTCAACTACATTTTGGAGCAAATATGGTTCTTTTTACTCACtttattaatttaataattttagTGACTTTCAGGTTGTGTGCTGCATCAGATTGAATATTTGATCTGATAATCGATCGACCCATAGCATacaacacatgcatacacataaatacatgtataatttATTTTGACTTGTAGCTACTTTTGATATCTAAGTTTATctcatttcaaatattttaagaCCTTCACTCAAGTACCATCTGTATGGGTGACTTTCGCTTTAACCAAATCAATATCTAAAATGATATCTTAATTTTGCTTAAGTATAACTTTCTTGAACTTTGGGGACACTGCATATTTTCACCACATTACTATGTCCAGATTTCTGATTACAAACGTATTGTTGGTTGGTTTATTTttccaactgttt
It contains:
- the dtl gene encoding denticleless protein homolog isoform X1, translated to MLFRSIVDRGVGRRRQNALPADPWLRYPLTSLLEGYQCVRHDEHISYGNLGDSVPPFGLAFSSAGEPRNVLAAANEEGIVRIYDTESRERPLLKEWLAHENAVFDLAWVPGEPQIVTAAGDQMARLWDVKSGELLGSFKGHLCSLKSVAFTPQEKAVFCTGARDGNIMVWDTRCSKKDGFYRQVKQISGAHNKAEANPLTKTKKRRGSARGMAPCVDSQQSVTVVLFRDQHTLISSGAVDGVIKMWDLRKNYTAHRQDPIPMQTYLYPGSCMRSRLGYSGLVLDSARSNVFCNCTDDNIYMFNLSGTKTTPVEVFSGHQNSSFYVKSTISPDDQFLASGSSDNHSYIWKISDPKHPPTMLQGHSEEVTSVAWCPTDFTKIASCSDDHTVRIWRLRREMDGAQASVGQANLVGWARSKSPLRPPSRAETTPAKTQRTDSLASLASPQLAACAPSGAALPLPSSTTSPKPSQDAKAAAARQRTPTSIKEWLSPSRRSPSQVGLPLRRVLSPCPQSPAGSTSPTEWRAKRRLETADNVSPSCEGVEELDCVNVLYPAAKRSRALSGIFCPAQDSRVQTGCHTEDKQASSRHTGKENCSPRAADWLSVMSQKMRNGQGSPSAPKSPSGSKKQEGKTPASPQTIRSPHAMKKISTYFSRRPLE
- the dtl gene encoding denticleless protein homolog isoform X2, producing MLFRSIVDRGVGRRRQNALPADPWLRYPLTSLLEGYQCVRHDEHISYGNLGDSVPPFGLAFSSAGEPRNVLAAANEEGIVRIYDTESRERPLLKEWLAHENAVFDLAWVPGEPQIVTAAGDQMARLWDVKSGELLGSFKGHLCSLKSVAFTPQEKAVFCTGARDGNIMVWDTRCSKKDGFYRQVKQISGAHNKAEANPLTKTKKRRGSARGMAPCVDSQQSVTVVLFRDQHTLISSGAVDGVIKMWDLRKNYTAHRQDPIPMQTYLYPGSCMRSRLGYSGLVLDSARSNVFCNCTDDNIYMFNLSGTKTTPVEVFSGHQNSSFYVKSTISPDDQFLASGSSDNHSYIWKISDPKHPPTMLQGHSEEVTSVAWCPTDFTKIASCSDDHTVRIWRLRREMDGAQASVGQANLVGWARSKSPLRPPSRAETTPAKTQRTDSLASLASPQLAACAPSGAALPLPSSTTSPKPSQDAKAAAARQRTPTSIKEWLSPSRRSPSQVGLPLRRVLSPCPQSPAGSTSPTEWRAKRRLETADNVSPSCEGVEELDCVNVLYPAAKRSRALSGIFCPAQDSRVQTGCHTEDKQASSRHTGKENCSPRAADWLSVMSQKMRNGQGSPSAPKSPSGSKKQEGKTPASPTIRSPHAMKKISTYFSRRPLE